Genomic DNA from Candidatus Bathyarchaeia archaeon:
GTTTGAATATCTCGCTCCAAAGCTCCAGCGTCTTCTTGGCCTCCTCCTCGTCTAGGACTTGTATTGCGAAGCCCGCGTGAACTATCACGTAATCCCCGACCTTGGGGTTGATCAAGGAGATATCGACTTCCCTCGTGACCCCTCCGAAGTCCACCTTCGCCAATCCGCCCTTGATCTCCATGACCCTCCCTGGAATCGCCAAGCACATTTTCGCGGCCAGCTGATGGAATTTTCTTATAAATATATTTGTCCCGCATCCTCATTAAGCGCCCCACCGGATCATTTGGTCCTCGGGTAATTTTATAATGGGCGAGAAATCCAACCAAAGCCGTAATGGCTGCCAGTGATCTAGGCGAGCGAGTGGTGCAAAATACTGTTGGCGAAGGAGCCAGATCGAAAGGTGGCCGAGTCAAGTATCTCTTCGTTACCGGCGGAGTCATGTCCGGAATAGGCAAGGGCGTTGTCACATCATCCCTCGGGAAGATTCTGCAAGCGAGAGGGTTCTCGGTCACGGTGATGAAGATAGACCCCTACCTAAACGTCGACGCGGGCACCATGAATCCATTGGTCCATGGGGAGGTATTTGTAACCGAGGATGGGGGGGAGGTGGATATGGATATCGGGACCTACGAGAGGTTCCTCGACCTAGACCTAACGAAGGAGCACAACATAACCACCGGTCAGATCTACTTATCCGTGATAGAGAAGGAGAGGAGGGGGGACCTCCTTGGGAAATGCGTGCAAATAATACCCCACGTGACCGACGAGATAAAGTCTAGGATAAGGGGGATAGCGGCCAAATATCCGGTCGATGTGGTCTTAGTGGAGATCGGGGGAACCGTTGGCGACATAGAGGGCTTGCCCTTCTTGGAGGCGGCGAGGCAAATGAGGCTGGAGGAAGGGTTCGGGAACGTCATCAACGTCCACGTGACTCTCGTCCCCGTGCTGGAGGTCGTTGGAGAGCAGAAGACCAAGCCCACCCAGCATAGCATCCAAGAGCTCAGGAGGATCGGGATACAGCCCGATGCCATAGTCGCGAGGAGCAAAAAGCCCCTTTCGGAAACTTCAAGGAAGAAGATCGCGCTATTCTGCAACGTCGAGGAGCGCGCGGTCTTCACC
This window encodes:
- a CDS encoding HypC/HybG/HupF family hydrogenase formation chaperone; translated protein: MCLAIPGRVMEIKGGLAKVDFGGVTREVDISLINPKVGDYVIVHAGFAIQVLDEEEAKKTLELWSEIFKLGVG